A window from Megalobrama amblycephala isolate DHTTF-2021 linkage group LG21, ASM1881202v1, whole genome shotgun sequence encodes these proteins:
- the itgb6 gene encoding integrin beta-6, with translation MFHTSLLRRCTSSLDQEVKLNFQIQVQQPEDHPVDIYYLMDLSASMVDDLKMIKDLGSNLSKEMASLTSKFRLGFGSFVEKPVLPFIKITHEELANPCRSVDHECPPTFGYRHLLSLTSSTDKFNEIVSKQQVSANIDVPEGGFDAIMQAAVCGDRIGWRNDSMKLLVFVSDADSHFGMDSKMSGIVVPNDGECHMDGNNEYSMTAHLEYPTLGQLVDKLVENNILLIFAVTENQRQNYENYASLIPGATVGVLASDSRNILELIMTSYKELRSEIDLEVLGNTEDLQISFTALCQDGTIIPGHKNCSNVKAGDVVSFNVTVELKGCLAGPRRFSLRPAGFQDTLEIELESQCVCDCHQTPEANSTYCSRGQGALECGACVCDPGFVGPKCECTEGQEQVSDCREHEGAEMCNGQGECFCGQCVCHPSNFGRVYGAYCECDDFSCLRFRGEICGGHGECDCGECVCHRGWMGEFCNCSTSTNLCTSADGSVCSGRGKCVCGKCECTVPGASGERCERCPTCEDICNLPRSCVECYLKTKGPSDECAMKCNSLHATVSNSTDFEESRAALCTLQNEDSCLLSFSLVDSDHGSIIYNPKLYACPDPPNAPLIALGVCMSVLIIGITLLVIWKFLVSVHDRKEVAKFEAEKAKARWQSSTNPLFRSSTSTFKNVTYKSTGQQKSDIS, from the exons ATGTTTCATACATCGCTCCTCAGAAGATGCACCTCCAGCTTAGACCAG GAAGTCAAGCTGAACTTTCAGATTCAAGTGCAGCAACCGGAGGATCATCCGGTGGACATCTATTACCTGATGGACCTGTCAGCATCTATGGTTGATGATCTGAAAATGATCAAAGACTTGGGTTCCAATCTCTCAAAAGAGATGGCTAGTCTTACCAGCAAATTCAGACTAGGATTCGGCTCCTTTGTGGAGAAACCAGTTCTGCCTTTCATCAAGATAACACACGAGGAGCTGGCCAATCCCTGCAG GAGTGTTGATCATGAATGTCCCCCCACATTTGGATACAGACACCTCCTGTCGTTAACAAGCAGTACTGACAAGTTTAATGAGATCGTCTCAAAGCAACAAGTATCTGCTAACATTGACGTGCCAGAGGGCGGTTTTGACGCCATCATGCAGGCAGCGGTGTGTGGG GATAGGATTGGCTGGCGGAACGATTCCATGAAGCTGTTGGTGTTCGTGAGCGATGCTGATTCTCATTTTGGGATGGATAGCAAAATGTCCGGCATCGTTGTTCCCAATGACGGAGAGTGTCACATGGATGGCAATAATGAGTATTCCATGACTGCCCACCTG GAGTATCCAACATTAGGGCAGCTTGTCGACAAACTTGTTGAAAACAATATCCTCCTTATATTTGCTGTGACTGAAAACCAGAGACAGAACTATGAG AATTATGCAAGTCTGATTCCTGGTGCTACTGTGGGGGTGTTGGCATCCGATTCAAGGAACATTTTGGAACTTATCATGACCTCATATAAG GAACTGAGGTCGGAGATTGATCTGGAGGTTCTGGGAAACACTGAGGATCTGCAGATTTCCTTTACGGCACTCTGTCAGGATGGGACCATCATCCCCGGACATAAAAACTGTTCCAATGTCAAAGCTGGTGATGTG GTATCTTTTAACGTTACGGTCGAGTTAAAAGGCTGTCTTGCTGGCCCACGGCGGTTTTCCTTGCGGCCGGCAGGTTTCCAAGATACCCTAGAGATCGAACTGGAgtcccagtgtgtgtgtgactgccATCAAACTCCCGAGGCGAACAGCACCTACTGCAGCCGAGGGCAAGGGGCGCTGGAGTGCGGagcctgtgtgtgtgacccAGGCTTTGTGGGGCCGAAGTGCGAGTGCACAGAGGGCCAAGAACAAGTCAGTGACTGCAG GGAACACGAAGGTGCGGAGATGTGCAACGGCCAGGGCGAGTGTTTCTGCGGACAGTGTGTGTGCCACCCATCCAATTTTGGTCGTGTATATGGGGCGTACTGCGAGTGTGACGACTTCTCCTGCCTCAGGTTCAGAGGAGAGATTTGCGGAG gTCACGGGGAATGTGACTGTGGCGAGTGTGTGTGTCACAGAGGCTGGATGGGGGAGTTCTGTAACTGCAGCACCAGCACAAACTTGTGCACGTCTGCAGATGGGTCCGTCTGCAGTGGACGgggaaagtgtgtgtgtgggaagTGCGAGTGCACCGTTCCCGGAGCCTCAGGAGAGCGGTGCGAAAGGTGCCCAACCTGTGAAGATATCTGTAACTTACCCAG GTCTTGTGTGGAGTGTTACCTCAAAACTAAAGGCCCATCGGATGAGTGTGCCATGAAGTGCAACTCCCTACATGCCACTGTCAGCAATTCCACAG attttgagGAAAGTCGAGCAGCATTGTGCACCTTACAGAACGAGGACAGCTGCCTACTGTCTTTCAGCTTGGTGGACAGTGATCACGGCAGCATCATTTACAACCCCAAGCTTTACG CCTGCCCTGACCCACCAAACGCACCACTGATCGCTCTGGGCGTGTGCATGTCTGTCCTCATCATTGGCATTACACTCCTTGTGATCTGGAAGTTTCTTGTTTCTGTCCATGACCGGAAAGAGGTTGCCAAGTTTGAGGCAGAGAAGGCAAAAGCAAGATGGCAGTCG AGCACAAATCCTCTTTTCAGGAGCTCGAcatcaacatttaaaaatgtgaccTACAAAAGCACAGGGCAGCAGAAGAGTGATATTTCTTAG